TTCATCGTGTCTACATAGTTTTTTGTGGCACTGTGCACTGGGAGTGTCTGGGTTAAGTAAGAGTTCGAGTTCGGTTGTTCATTTCATTTGGGAACTTGGAGCTGCCGTTCTCTTAAACGAGCTAGGAACTAATTTTTGGTGGAACATGGCTTGAATACAATGTGTGGATCAAAAGGAGATCCCGTGGGTGGTCCTAGGGCTCGGCGTAGCCGGCGTAGGACAGCTCGCTGGTGGAGCCGGCATTGGAGCTGGGACTGCTGCCGCCCGGACAGCCGCCCTCGGAGTGCTTCGTCAGCAGGGACATGCGCGAGAAGGTCTTGGAGCAGCTGCTGCACGAGTACTTCTTGATGTCCGAGTGCGTCTGCAGGTGGGCCCGCAGGTTGGAGCGGTCGGCGAACGCGCGGTGGCAGTGCTGGCAGCTGAAGGGCTTCTCCCCGGTGTGGGTGCGGATGTGGCCCTGCAGCAGCCAGGGGCGCGAGAAGGCCTTGCCGCACATGTTGCACTTGCAGGGCAGCGTGTGGGTGCGGATGTGCATCTTGAGGGCGCCCAGCGAGACGTACGTCTTGTCGCAGTCCTTGCAGCTGAAGGACTTCTTCACCTGGTTGCCCTCGGCCGCAGGGCAGTGGAACTGCTGGTGCTTCGTGAGCCCGGAGAAGGTCGAGTAGGACTTCTGGCAGTCGGGGCACTGGTAGCGTGGTGGCGACTTGTCCTTCTTAGCGGGGCTCGGCGAGGCGGAGCTGCTGGCGGATCCACTCGTGGAGGGGCCTGCTCCCGCCTTGATGCTGCTGGCGGCCTCCTGACCGATCGGCTTGTGCTTGAGCGAGAGGTCCTCGGGCACCGAGGAGCAGCTGGACTCGGAGCTGGACATGGAGCGCATGGAGTAGTAGGAGCTCTCCGAGTAGGCCGGCGAAATGGGTGCGTGGTGGTGGTAGCCCAGCGCGGGGTACGGCGTCTGTTGGTGGTAGGCGGCGGCTGGCAGCGGCGGATATGGCAGGAACCGGTGCTGCTGGCGCACTCCGATGGGTCTGTGGATGATCTCGGAACGCATCGGGGGCGACACCGAGCTGGCCCGGCCGTGCAGGTAGTGGTGCGGCGGTGGCGACAGCGAGCCCAGAGAGTCCGAGGGGGAGCTGGGGGCCAGGAGGTCGCCTCGCAGAGGCGATATCTGCTGCTGGGCGGCGGAGGCTGCCACGGCGGCCAGGTGCGGCTGGTTGATGGTGCGGTAGAACTCGGCCGTGTACGGGGACATGTGGAAGTTCCATGGCTGTAGGCCATACTTGGGATACGTGGGTGTGGGCACGACCACggctgcagcggcagcagatGCGGCGGCCACGGCGGCGGCTGCGGCCAGGGCGGCGGCCTGTGTCTGGTTCGGATCAGTGTCCACGTCCACACAGTCCACGGTCacgtcgtcctcctcctccaagTCCATGTGCTCGTCATCGGTGTGGTACACGTCTACGCCCTCGTCCTCGCAGCAGTCGCTCACGTTGATCACCTCCTCCGAGGCGGAGACCGTCGCAGGGTCTGCCTCCACCTCCATCTCCTCCGACTCTGTTTTCTTAAGGCAAAGATCCTGGGGCTCATTGACGGGGGTCTGGGCGGACGCCTCGAACTGGTAGTTCACGGGCCGCTTCTTCAAAGGACACTTGCTGTAGTTTTTTTCCACCAACATGTCTTCCACGGTATGCATTTTGTTGCTTTATATACTCTCGATTgcttttttaaattaaaagtTCTCAAATTGTTTCTTTCGATTTTCGATTATTTCCACCACATTGCTCGCGCACAAAAACTCAGAACGAACTGTTATTGtcagaaacgaaacgaaacgaaacgctGTCGTTTTTTCTTGTTGCTATTGCTTTTGTGTATGCTTGCAGCGAAGCGGGCGTCAGCGGAGTCAGAGCGAGTCGGTCGCTGTGCGCGCTTTATATACGCGCGCCACCCGAAGCCAGCAGCGCAGGCGCAGCCCGAGAGAGCGCCGCGAAAGAGAGCCGCTCTCTCGGCGTGGTGCGTTTTCATTCAGGTAGTTGTGGTCGTTCACATGCATGGGCAATGTGTTGCTTGCGAGTGTATGTGTGGGTGCGTTCGGCCAATCGTAGCGTTCGGGTGGCAAACCTGTTTCGGCTTGCTTATGTACCTCGTGTGTACGTACACTTGCACCAATCGCCACCGACGCCGTCGCAACAACAACGATTCACAGCTAAATATAAATGCCGTTATAGTTGCACTGGTGTTTGCACGTATTCTGTAGTggtttggtgttggtgttggtgagAGAGGCTGCTGGAGAGACTCGCTCTCGTTGTGGCGCTCTTTATCTTAACTCAATGCGCAATTAGATGGAGAAGAGCGGCTAGGCAAAATCGGGAATAACCCAAGAAAGGGGGGATTAGCGACAAGGGCTACTTGCCTCATTATCAGGTGCATCTGGGTCATTAGTTGACCTGCACCATACGCGCACAAAAAAGAGATCAGGTAGGGAGTCGAACACGTGCGTGCGTGCGAGGGCCTCCTTTTGAATCGATCAAATGTCAAAGGTTGAACGGGAAGCCAGGTACCAATTTGCATTAATGaatgttttgttgttttgttttttgccaCCGTCAAAGGAGTGAGAGAAGTCCGCTGCGTACACGAAATAAATTACAGCGTGGAGTGGAGCAGCTTCGTTGAAAAGTAGCCTGCTGTAGTATTTGTTCTTTTATGCCTTAATGTTTCAAAGCAATTTTAATAAATGTTGTAAGTGAATAAGAGCCATCTCCACAATCTAATATTTGAATGAAATTGTTGAGAAACAGCAAAAGTGACATCAAAGAAGGGTCGACAAATATACGAAGAAGCAGTACAAAAGTGGGAACGAAAAAGCGTCATGTCCTCATCTTTGCGCTCTTTGCTTCTCTCCTTTAGTCGAGTTCACTTTTTCAAAGCGACGAAAGCGTGCAGATGAAAAGAAATAATAAACAAGCCTTAAACAAGATCAGTCTCTTCTAAATGAAAGAGCTCACAACGCGCTCTCTTTGATACAGCTCTCTTAATCGTGTTCCATTTCCAAGTCGTTTCGCGGCGCTCTTAATCATCTtgctcactctctctcttacGAGACCCGAATCAGAGCCGAAGCGTCGCGAGACGGAAGATCGTCCGCTTAACTGTGAGCTAAAAGAGTTTTTGCAGcatttacaattttaaattttaatgcTGCTTGGAAATCAAATATCTGTATTCTCTTCTTATTGTTCCTTTTGGTGCTCATTTCTTAACAAATTGAAGAAAACTGTTTCTCAAGTGGCACCCGCACTAAGTGGCAGCTGTGTGTCGcagcaaaacaaacaaacacgaCACGACGGGTGGAAAGGAAAGTGTTCCCTTGTCAGATAAGAGGTGTTGCCCCCGTCTCCGTTTTCATGTACATATAAATCATAGAGATCCGGTagagtggggggggggagagaATCCGTGCCAATTTTCAGGAACGGCCCACACAGAGCGTACATTTAACTTAATTAGCGTCTTATCGAATGTTTGTCCCTGTGGCAGGGCCCACTGCTGTGCTTGCGGATTCAGATCCAGATTGCGATTGAGATTCCTAGGAATATGCCGGACGGCCGGCCGGCCGGCGGCTATACGGGCGCACAAGTGCGATCTCCTCTCCAGGCGATTCACAAACGAGGAACCGAAAAACCGCCAGCATAAATTAATAGATAAACATGTGCAGACCAGACTCGGGACTCTGGACTCGAATCGGACTCTGGCCAGGGCCACGTACTGCGATTTACATGCCCAATGCCCAGGTACTTTTCCTCTCGGATCTCCGATCTCGTGTCTTCGTCTCACAGTTCCAGTTCCATTtccagctctctctctctctcgctctctctcactctaGTTCCCTTATCTTATCGCACGTCGCTGGGCCAGCCATGGCTCTGGGAGTCTGGTCTGGAGTAAGCGAATGGTCTCCTCTAATGCCCCTCGACTGGGACGGGTACGGAGTCCGACGTTGCTGTCGTTGCTCGATTGGCTGTTAACAAAGATTTAATGATCTTGTTAACTAATTTTTTCTTGACTATGTTCTAGGAGAGTCccagcaccggcaccggcaccggcaccgaGACCGCGGACCACCCACTGCCCCAGCTCTCAGCCGCTTCGACCGCTGTGCAAGTTAATTAGTTTGGGGTTTGGGCCCGGGCTTTGACTTGGAGCTAGAGTTGGCCTTAAATCACACTCGAACAAGTTTATTGGGAGCAATCCTTCTGCAAGTTGACAAATCGCATCTCCTGGGGTCTCCAAAAGAGAATTTCTTCAAGGAATACTATTCAGGGACTAACTATGGAGATCACTATTGTGTTTTCCCAAGATCATTGAAGATTCATTAGAACATCCATAAATTATCTTAAAGTCAATGAAGAATTTTCTAGCATTTTTCCATCATTTCTTTTGAATAAATTCTCATATTCCTGGTCACTGtttcagaaaaaaaaatcaatcGTTAAACCTCCAATTAGGTGACCCAAATAACCAAACCACAAGAGCAATCTCAGAAGCGAACCATCGATCGACCACCGTCGATCCATCCATATCCCTGGATCCCATAACATTTTGAAAGCGTGTAAAATGATGATGTTTAAGCGATTTTTTGGATGTTGCAACATGGCCAGCACTAGCAACAACAAACGAACCAACGAAGCAACGAAACAACGCAAAAAGAGGCCAAGCCGCAACAGGCTAATCCTATTTTGGAGGCAATGAAACATAAATAATAAAACTCTTTTACGACGAGCTCtaaaaaaccgaaacagaaATCCACCGCGAGAAGAGGTTCAGGGACTTTGGTAGGGTCCGATCTGGAGTCTGGACTGGCCTGGTCTGGCCTGGTCTGATGGTCTGGAGCGAGCAACAAATTATTAACGACATTTTAAATGCAACGCCTCTTGGCTGGCCATATGAAAAAGGGTCACAGCACCACAAGACGACTGACGGACGACTGACTGGCCACGATTTGTGGTGGACTGGATCTGGATCTGCTCCTTGCGGGCGCAACACGAAGACGCGACGCGACGCCTTTTAATGAGATTTGTCTGGTGTGCTGTTGTCGGAGCTCTCGGAGCTTGCAACATGAAAAACTTTTGTAATTCCCTCATTTTCAGGACACGCAGCAAGAAGCGAGCGACAAAAGACttcagagcagagcagagcagagcagagcggagcagaGACACAGACAGACACCGAATCACTTGCCCCGGCCAACGTGTGGCATCAACAAGTGTGTGTGCTGCCAGTTGTGCCTTATATTTTATGCTCTGGCTgttaaaattgaaaattgcTTTTGGCCCAGTCCCAGTCTCTGATCTGAACCTCTCGGGATCTGAGGATCTGGAGATCTGGGGCCTACCGCATTTGAAAGCTGAGACAATAATTGCACTGTGAAAATTACAATCGAGCGTTTTTATTATTGCCACAGACTCTGTCCTGTCACGGATATGTGGGGGAACTCCAGTCGACAGTCCAGAGTCCACAGTCCACAGTCCACAGTCCACAGTCCCCCAGTCCCCCAGTCCATACCCGGACCCGATGAAAGTGCGTGTGGGTTGTTGTCCGTCCCCTCCTTCGCCTTGCCCCTTGgggcttttgtttttgtttaagGTCTCTGCAAACGAAAGTTTTCTCTCCACTCTGCAGGATATTATGTTTGATTAACGAAACGCAGGGAAGACTTCACCCAATTCGAGGCCCAGACAGACCCCAATAACTGTTGCAAGTACATTTTACAACCTTAAATGCCACCGGGACGACGCCACATAAAAACGAGAAGCAATTGAAATGTCTGAATTATGTTTCGTCGAATCATTGGATTATAGGTGGTCGGAGGGTCATACAAATCGAACGATATATGGATACGATATGTATATGACCCAAAAATTAATTACTGGTTGTACAGGGTACAGGGTAGGAGCTTGTATCTTGGAGATAGGATGGTGTTTCAATGGTACATATCTATAGCCCTCGGCTGGACATAGTAATAGTAGAGACTAGAGAGTAGAGTATTGAATTCTGGTATCATCGGATACCCACAATGAAATATGTGCATATATCCTTTAGAAGAAAGAGTATATCGTTTCCACATTTTATTCCATAACAAATATCGTACTCAGGGCTTGATGGATAAACCATCACAGTTTCCATTCGATACCTACTTACGAGTATGATATATTTAAGGAACATTTGCATTCCAGAAGCCCCCCAACAACCGATGCTTCCTGCCATTTGAAGTGAAACAAGTAGCCACACATTATAGCCACATTAGCATCCATTAAAAAAAGCAGCAAAGAGTGAAGCTTGAAGAAGCATGCCACGAACATAATGATGCACTTCCCGAAAAATTGTGCTCGATGGCGGAGACACGTTGACTGCGAAAATTATTACATtcggagggagggagggagggaggggggaAGGGGAGCTCATTCTGCATGAACATGACGCGCGATGCCACCATAAACCGGGCGATAACCCGCTCGATCCATGACCCAGTCGAGGCGGAGCAGAAGGAGGCGGATACCGCATCGAGCCGGCGAAATATCATATGCAAAATGGGGCGGGGGGTGGCTGGGCGGCTTAATGGCTGTTCTGTTGGCCTGGCGGCGTGCATGGCCCGTGGCCCCCCACACTGGGCGATGTAGCGATGGGGACAAGTCCGCTCCGCTCCTCTCGGTCCATCCTGCTGGCATCAACCTGTAAAATGTATAACGACAGCATTAAGCTCGTGCCACCAGCCGAAAATGTTTCTTCTTGTATGCCACATGGCGATCGCGGATCGCGGATCGCGAATCGGGGAGTGGATGGAGCGGGCGAACGATGTTGCAACTTGCAGCGCTGTGGCACAACGGTACAACGTCGCGCAGGTTCAGGCGGGTTCAGCAAACGGAAAACGGTCGATCTGATTTGTGTCATCGTACCGCCTCCTCCCTTCTCTCGAAAGGGAGGCAAAGACACTTGCTACCCTGCAAATACATATGGggatgggtggatgggtggATGGGTTCGAGGTCTACGGGGTCTACAAATGGGAGGCTCATGCCAGGTCCTCCATTACTCCCCAGGCACCTCCAGGGTAGTTCCCCTTCCAGCGCCGCATTCTTCACGTTTTACTCAATAATAAAATTTTAATATTGTAATTTTAGCAGTGGGTTTTTGTCCGCCGGGGCAGAGGCATGCCTGTTCTTATGCATCGTCTCTCTCCGTGGTGTTCTCCTCCATATGACAACCTGTTCCACTTCTAAGTAGCCCGGTGGCTCAGTGGTGCTTTGTTTTCCCAAATCACGACCAGGTGCCAGGTTCAGTCAGAAAGGATCTCTGGTTGCATTCAAGCGAATGCCGCAGACAGGCGGCAGATGCCGGGGCGCAATTCCAATTAGGGCTCAACACTCGGGATGCATTATCCTGCAGCACGTTGATTTATAGGCCACCAAGCGGCGCACGTTTCATTCTTTTCAATTACTCAGCGCTCCACGTCGAAGCCTCCACCTccgcctccacctccagcCCTGGATCCGGCACGGCTCTACTGCAGCTCCCGTTTCGCCTGTCATGTTTCCTTTTCTTTCCTTTTCcattctatttatttatttattcaaatgcAGCGTGCACCGAGTGGCTGCACTAATGAACAAATCCTGCAGCAGGGAATTCTGAAGGGATCCTGAATGGAAACATCTGCGTGTGCGATTGAACTCGTACTCGTCTGAGGATAAGTGTGCCGCGATGTCAGTGCGTTGGTCTTTGAAAGGGATCTCGAATCCTTGGTAATGTACGACAAGCGATAGGGACGCCAATACCAAAAGAAATCGACACACTTCTCCTATTGTTAGATGTCGCTGATGGAGAAATGGAATCATAGAAAATAGTACTACAGCTACTCGTATATTTTCACCCAAAGTAAGTGGGTTTTTTCCTGCCCCCATCAACTCTTCTTTTCCTTCACTTCGCCCAATCTCTGCAACCCAATTACGAGCCGCGATCTCTCCGGGGACCTCCCACGTGACTCTATAAAATAAAACTTAAAAACAGACTGCATTCCAGCCGCCAGAGAGGCAGTCACAACAGAGAGGCAACAGCGACAACTTGCATTTTCACCTACAACCCATCAAATTGATGGACATGATTAGAGTCTTCGTCTGCGTCTCCATCTCCGACTCCGTCAGGGAGAAAATGAAAGAGGAAAGTGCGACCTTTGGCGCCCCAGACACTGACAGACCGATCCCCGAAATAGGCAGATGTACGCGGCACTCATATGGGGCCAGGGCTTGGGGGATAATTGATGAGCTTTTAGCATTTAAGCAACGAAAACATAAGAGGCTTCTCTCTGAACTAACGCACTTCAATGGAGATGGAGGTGGATGGAGAGATGGGGTGAAGGGGAGCGGGAGCAAAGGTGCTAAGGGCGAGACGAGAGGCCAGGCAAAATGATTAATCATTTGGCAGGTGCTTAGTCCCGGTCCAACGGGGCAACATAAAAGAGAACGGTACTCGACAAAAGGGTTCCACCAGAGCCGAAAATCAACGTCTCAGCCACGTTATGGCCGGGCCCTTTAACAAGAAACTATTTAACTTCATTTCAACGGTTGGCATTTTTCGGTTAAACTGTCAAGTGGTCGGAGGAGACTTGCACAAAGGATCCGATGGCCAGTAAAGGATTACCGGCTCTTATTTGGCTTGCCTGTGCCACACCTACGCCTGGCTCCGCACGAAAGGTGCGTTTAGGGCTGGCCCTTAGTGTGGTGTGTGTGGGCGTGGCCCGTCCTTACCTGGCACCGGCCCTGGTCGAGTAGGCTGGCCGCTGTTGGCATCATTATATAATTTGACGAAAGCAGATCGGCGATCGGGGATCGGTGATCGGGGAAGAGTTTACGGCTCGAAATCAAAGCCACAGGCACAGTGGGAATCGCTGGTATAAATCTCTGGCAGGGAATAGATTTACTAGAATCCACTACAATG
The sequence above is a segment of the Drosophila miranda strain MSH22 chromosome 4, D.miranda_PacBio2.1, whole genome shotgun sequence genome. Coding sequences within it:
- the LOC108163968 gene encoding protein escargot, producing the protein MHTVEDMLVEKNYSKCPLKKRPVNYQFEASAQTPVNEPQDLCLKKTESEEMEVEADPATVSASEEVINVSDCCEDEGVDVYHTDDEHMDLEEEDDVTVDCVDVDTDPNQTQAAALAAAAAVAAASAAAAAVVVPTPTYPKYGLQPWNFHMSPYTAEFYRTINQPHLAAVAASAAQQQISPLRGDLLAPSSPSDSLGSLSPPPHHYLHGRASSVSPPMRSEIIHRPIGVRQQHRFLPYPPLPAAAYHQQTPYPALGYHHHAPISPAYSESSYYSMRSMSSSESSCSSVPEDLSLKHKPIGQEAASSIKAGAGPSTSGSASSSASPSPAKKDKSPPRYQCPDCQKSYSTFSGLTKHQQFHCPAAEGNQVKKSFSCKDCDKTYVSLGALKMHIRTHTLPCKCNMCGKAFSRPWLLQGHIRTHTGEKPFSCQHCHRAFADRSNLRAHLQTHSDIKKYSCSSCSKTFSRMSLLTKHSEGGCPGGSSPSSNAGSTSELSYAGYAEP